One Cyanobacteria bacterium GSL.Bin1 DNA segment encodes these proteins:
- a CDS encoding nucleotidyltransferase — translation MQLPTKEINAFCQRWQITEFAVFGSFLREDFGAESDLDVLVTFAEEAKWTLIDLVNMEQELEEIVGRPVDLIEKKGIEQSKNWIRRQEILNTAVPINLMTNELP, via the coding sequence ATGCAATTACCGACCAAGGAAATCAATGCATTTTGTCAACGCTGGCAAATCACTGAATTTGCAGTCTTTGGTTCCTTTCTTAGAGAAGACTTTGGAGCGGAGAGTGATTTAGATGTCTTAGTTACTTTTGCTGAGGAAGCAAAGTGGACGCTGATCGACTTAGTCAACATGGAACAGGAATTAGAAGAAATTGTCGGGCGACCAGTTGACTTAATTGAAAAAAAAGGAATTGAACAAAGTAAAAATTGGATTCGCCGTCAAGAAATCTTAAATACAGCAGTTCCGATTAATTTAATGACCAATGAGCTGCCGTGA
- a CDS encoding DUF86 domain-containing protein yields MSCRDQASLIDIIKAARLALEFIEGMSQEEFELDLKTQSAVIYQIAIIGEAVKRLSPEFRQEHPEIPWSAMAGMRDKLIHDYEGVDVSRIWLTLQNSIPQLLVLIEPLLASDIDFHS; encoded by the coding sequence ATGAGCTGCCGTGATCAAGCTTCTCTGATCGATATCATCAAGGCAGCTCGACTGGCCTTAGAATTTATAGAAGGAATGAGTCAAGAAGAGTTTGAGCTTGATTTAAAAACGCAATCAGCAGTAATTTATCAAATTGCCATTATTGGAGAAGCAGTTAAGCGTTTATCGCCTGAATTTCGACAAGAGCATCCTGAAATTCCTTGGTCAGCAATGGCTGGGATGCGGGATAAGTTAATTCATGATTATGAAGGAGTTGATGTCAGTAGAATTTGGTTGACATTACAAAATAGCATACCGCAATTGCTGGTATTAATTGAACCCCTATTAGCGTCTGATATAGATTTTCACTCTTAA